One part of the Sneathia vaginalis genome encodes these proteins:
- the lspA gene encoding signal peptidase II, translated as MKKNNEEIVYALIVVLLLGIDQLTKQAIRSLANGVIGYSFRIMGDFLRFTYVENHGGIFGIFQGHIRAFTIVSSILIIYVYVTELKNFSKYSNLTKIGVLFIVAGALGNMFDRFFRGYVIDMIDFRTIWSFIFNVADMYIHIGVYLIVIAYILKRRKKK; from the coding sequence ATGAAAAAGAATAATGAAGAGATTGTATATGCATTAATAGTTGTCCTTTTGCTAGGTATAGATCAGTTAACTAAACAGGCAATAAGAAGTTTAGCAAATGGTGTAATAGGATATTCTTTTAGAATTATGGGAGATTTTTTACGTTTTACTTATGTTGAAAATCATGGAGGCATATTTGGAATATTTCAAGGGCATATAAGGGCATTTACTATTGTAAGTAGTATATTAATAATATATGTATATGTGACAGAGCTAAAAAACTTCAGTAAATATTCAAACTTAACCAAGATAGGTGTTCTATTTATCGTAGCTGGAGCATTAGGCAATATGTTTGATAGATTTTTTAGAGGGTATGTAATAGATATGATAGATTTTAGAACAATATGGTCTTTCATATTTAATGTGGCAGATATGTACATACACATAGGTGTATACTTAATAGTAATTGCATATATATTAAAAAGGAGAAAGAAAAAATGA